Below is a genomic region from Nitratidesulfovibrio sp..
CGCCCCCAACGCCAACGTGTGCGAGGTGTGCTCCGGCATGCCCGGCGTACTGCCGGTGCCCAACGCCCGCGCCGTGGAATACGCCGCGCGTATGGGCATGGCCGTGGATTGCACGGTGAACCCCGTCTCGGTGTTCGCGCGCAAGAACTATTTCTACCCGGACCTGCCCAAGGGCTACCAGATTTCGCAGTTCGAAACGCCCATCTGCGAGCACGGGCACCTGGACATCACGGTGAACGGCCAGACGCGCCGCATCGGCATCACGCGCATCCACATGGAGGACGACGCGGGCAAGAACATCCACTCGGCGGGCGACAACGCCAGCTACGTGGACCTGAACCGCTCGGGCGTGCCGCTCATCGAGATCGTCAGCGAGCCGGACATGCGCAGCGCCGAGGAGGCCGTGGCCTACCTGAAGGCCCTGCACGCCATCGTGGTGTATCTGGGCATCTGCGACGGCAACATGGAGGAAGGCAGCTTCCGCTGTGACGCCAACGTGTCCATCCGGCCCAGGGGGCAACGGGAATTCGGCACCCGCGCGGAACTGAAGAACCTGAACTCGTTCCGCAACGTGCAGCGGGCCATCGAGTACGAAATCGCCCGCCAGCAGGACGTGCTGGAGGACGGCGACGCCGTGGTGCAGGAAACCCGCCTGTACGACGCGGTGAAGAACGTCACCGTGTCCATGCGCGGCAAGGAAGAAGCCCACGACTACCGCTACTTCCCCGACCCGGACCTGATGCCCGTGCGCATCGCGCAGGAAGACCTGGCCCGCTGGCGCGCCGACCTGCCGGAACTGCCGCAGGCCCGCAGGGCCCGGCTTATGGAGCAGCATGGCCTGTCCGAACAGGACGCCGACGTGCTGACCGCAGACAAGGCCCTGGCCGACTTCTTCGAGGCGGCCACGGCGGCCTGCGGCCAGCCCAAGAAGGTGGCCAACCTGATGCAGGGCGCGCTGCTGCGCGAACTGAACCAGCGCGCGGTGGCCGTGGACGCCATCGCCATGCGGCCGGAAGCGCTGGGTGAGCTGGTGCGCATCGTCGAAGCCGGGTTGATCAGCGCCAAGATCGCCAACGACATCTTTGGCGAACTGGTGGAAACCGGCGCCATGCCAGAGGCCTTCGTGAAGGAGCGCGGGCTGGTGCAGATTTCCGATACCTCGGCCATCGAGACCGCCGTGGACGAGGCCATTGCCGAGAACCCCGCCGAGGTGGAAGCCTACAAGGGCGGCAAGACCAAGCTGATCAGCTTCTTCATGGGGCAGATCATGCGCAAGACCAAGGGCAAGGCCAACCCGGCCCTGGTCACGGAGTTGCTGCAGAAAAAGCTGGGGTAGCCTGTGGTGCGTGCCGGGCATGGCCCGCTCGAAGACGGAACGCAGACCCTGAATGCAACGCGGGGGCGGAAGAACCGATACGGTTCCTCCGCCCCCGCTTCATTTGTCGCAGGCTGGGGGGCAGGCTGAAGGCAGGCGAATGGGCGGGCAGACAGGTGACTGGGGGGGGCGGCGTAAAGGCAGGAGAAGCCGCTAGGCCTGTGCAGTCAGAGCCGCCAACCCGGCTTCGTGCGCGGCGTCAGTGAAGGCGTCCATTTCCGGGCCGTGGTCGTACCCGGCAAGGTGCCCAAGGCCGTGGGCCAGCAGGCGCAGGGCGTGTTCCACCGGTTCCTGCCCGTACAGCAGGCATTCGCGTTGCCAGGTGTCCAGCGACAGCACCAGCCAGCCGAGGTGGCAGGCGGGGGCGTCTGGCTCTCCGTCGTCGCCCGGACCTGCATCCGGCCACGCATCCGGTCCCGCATCCAGACCGTCCGCCGACCCTTCGCACGTGAAGTCTTCCGGCGCGCCGTAGCCGTCCTGGGCGGGAAAAGACAGGATATTGGTGGGGCCGGTGCAGCCAAGGTGTGCGGCATTCAGGCGGGCGATTTCCTCGTCGCCCACAAGGTCCAGTTCCACGGTGCATCCGGCAAGGCCGGTGGCCTGTTGCATGGCCGTGAACACGGCGCGCAGTTCGCCGGGGGCCAGCGGCAGCAGAAAGCCCATGCCGGGCGCGCGGCGCAGCACCAGCATGGCTAGTCGGGCTTGCCGGACTTGATTGGGGGGGCAGGTGCCGCCGACGCAGCGGATACCGCCGGGGCCGGGCCATCCGCCAGCGTATCCTCCGGTTCCGGCGCACGCAGCAAGGCACCAGCGTCCTGCGCCGGGGCATCGCCATTGCCGCCGTCCAGCGTGCCGTAGCAGCACGGCATGGGCGGTTGCGGTTCGTCGCAGGCGGGGCAGGCCGGAGTGTCCATGACATCAGGACAGGACGGGGGGCAAGGCGGCGGGCAAGGCGGGCAGGGCGCGTCGGTATTCTTGCCGTTCTTTTCCGAAAGCTTGCCGCTCTTGTCCCCGTTTTTCTCCGGGCACTTTTCCGCGCCCCTCTCGCCGCATTTGGGCGCGTCACGGTCCGGGCTGCGATCCGGCTGGCCGGGCTTGGCCGCGTCGGGGTAGCCGATGCGCTGGTGGAACAGCCCGGTGAGGATGCGGTGGAAGTTTTCGCCCAGCTTGTGCAGGTCCTTGAAGGTCAGTTCCGATTCGTCAAGCTGCCCTTCGGCAAAGATGCCCTTGACGATGGTATCGATGTGCCCCTTGATGCGCGCCGGGGTGGGCTCCACCAGCGTACGGCTGGACGCCTCCACCGCGTCGGCCAGCATGACGATGGCCGCCTCGCGCGTCTGGGGGCGCGGGCCGGGGTACTGGTAATCTTGCTCGCGCGGGTTCTCGCCCTGGTTCACGGCCTTCTGGTAGAAGTAGCGGATCACCCGCGTGCCGTGGTGCTGGCCGATGATGTCCACGATTTCCTGGCCCAGGCGGTGTTGCTGGGCCAGTTCCGCGCCCTTCTTGACGTGGGAGGTGAGAATCAGCGCGCTCATGGACGGGGCCAGCTTGTCGTGCTTGTTGCGCCCGCCGAACTGGTTCTCGATGAAGTATTCCGGGCGGCTCAGCTTGCCGATGTCGTGGTACAGCGCGGCCACCTTGCACAGCAGGCTGTTGGCGCCGATGGCCTTGGCCCCGGCCTCCACCATGTTCGAGACGATGAGCGAGTGATGGTAGGTGCCGGGTACGGCCACCATCAGGTCCTGCAACAGCGGCTGTTCCAGGTTCATCAGCTCCATCAGCCGGAAGCGCGTGGTGTAGCCCAGGCACAGTTCAATGATGGGTGACAGCGCAAACAGCAGCAGCAGCGAGAGCATGGCGTTCACGGCCACGGCCAGCACCCCCCACGCCAGCGCTGCCGGGTCCACGTACCCCCCAAGGGCCGTGGCCCCCAGCCACACCAGAAGCTGTCCCGCGCACAGCGGCAGGGTGCTCCACACCACGTCCTGACGGGTCTGGGCGCGGGTGACCAGCCAGGTGTTCCACATGGCGCCCAGGAAATAGAACATGAACAGGGGCAGCCCCCCGCCCGCCAGCACGGTGCAGAAGAAGGCCAGCAGAAGGCCGGTGACGCAGTAGCGCCGGGCAGAGAAGATCAGCGCGGCAAGGCCCGCCGCCCCGGCCACGGGAAAGGCGAAGGACAGCACCTCCGGCGTCAGCGATGCGCCCTGTTCCAGCACCCGTTGGCCCAACAGTGTCAGCCCCTTGGACATCAGCGCGAACACCAGCAGCAGCAGCGCCACGAAGAACAGGTCCTTCTGGCGCACGGCGGAACCCATGCGGCCGCTGGGCGAAAACAGCATGCCCGCGCCCAGCAGCAGCGAGGTCAGCAACACCCCGACCACCGTGGCCAGGTGCACCTTTTCGCCCTTGCGCGCCCACAGGGCCTGCAATTTCAGCTGGTGCTCGCGGCTTACCCGCTCGCCCTGGCGCACCACCACCTCGCCCTTCTGGATGCGGTAGAACACCGGTTCCACGGCGGCGGTCATTTCCGCCACGCGGGCGTCGGTGGCCTCCCGGTTCAGGGTCAGGGTGGGGGAAAGCAGCGGGGACAGCAGCAGCACGGCGGTGCGGCGCACGGCCAGCGAGGCCTTGGTCTCGTTCTTCAGGTTCTGGCTCAGTTCGGAAACCACGGAACGCAGGTCGTGCAGGTTCTGCAAGTCGGTGCGCAGGGTTTCGCTGCCGGTGGCAAGGTCGCGCAGCAGCACGCCGCCCTTGAACTGGAGCACGATGCGCGTATCGGCAGAAACGCCCTCGGCCAGGCGCGATTCCACCCACGGTAGGGCGCGGGTGGTCACAAGGGTCTGCAATTCTTCGCTGGCAAGTATTGCCAGGGTGCGTTCGGTGATTTCCGTGCCCAGCGCCTCGGCCAGTTGCCAGCGCAACTGTTCCTGTTCCGCCGGGTCGGCGTGGTTCACGGCCAGGAAGATTTCGTGCACCCGCTGGCGCAGGGTGGTCACGGGCTCGCGGCTCAGGTCGAACACGGCGGGCTGCAACTGGGCCACCTGGTCGCGCCGGGCGCGGGTGCCCTGCTGGTCTTCCACCAGCAGGTCGCGGTCGGCGGTCACCTCTTGCGAGGCGATTTCACCGGCCACGTACAGGCGGACGGAGGGCGAAAGATTGGCGCCCGCCAGCACGGCAAGGGCGATCATGGTCAGGCAGAAGAAGAACAGCCCCGGCCCGGCCTGGTGGCGGGCCAGCCAGCGGAAGGGCGCGGCCACCGATGCGGCGCTGAGGGCCCTGTGTCTAGCGTGATTCTGCGGTTTCGTGGCGTTCATAGGCCTGCACGATCCTGCCCACCAGGGGGTGGCGGATCACGTCGTCTTCGTGAAAGCGGATGGAGCGGATTCCCTTGACGCCTTCCAGCACGCGCAGGGCGTGCACCAGGCCGGAGCGCGACAGCGCGTCGGCCTTGCCCGATGCGGGCAGGTCTATCTGGGTGATGTCGCCGGTGATCACCGCGCGCGAGCCGAAGCCCAGGCGGGTAAGGAACATCTTCATCTGTTCCTGGGTGGTGTTCTGGGCCTCGTCCAGGATGATGAACGCGTCGTTCAGGGTGCGGCCGCGCATGAAGG
It encodes:
- the ybeY gene encoding rRNA maturation RNase YbeY, which produces MLVLRRAPGMGFLLPLAPGELRAVFTAMQQATGLAGCTVELDLVGDEEIARLNAAHLGCTGPTNILSFPAQDGYGAPEDFTCEGSADGLDAGPDAWPDAGPGDDGEPDAPACHLGWLVLSLDTWQRECLLYGQEPVEHALRLLAHGLGHLAGYDHGPEMDAFTDAAHEAGLAALTAQA
- the gatB gene encoding Asp-tRNA(Asn)/Glu-tRNA(Gln) amidotransferase subunit GatB, with translation MALYEAVIGLEVHAQLRTRSKLFCSCSTAFGSAPNANVCEVCSGMPGVLPVPNARAVEYAARMGMAVDCTVNPVSVFARKNYFYPDLPKGYQISQFETPICEHGHLDITVNGQTRRIGITRIHMEDDAGKNIHSAGDNASYVDLNRSGVPLIEIVSEPDMRSAEEAVAYLKALHAIVVYLGICDGNMEEGSFRCDANVSIRPRGQREFGTRAELKNLNSFRNVQRAIEYEIARQQDVLEDGDAVVQETRLYDAVKNVTVSMRGKEEAHDYRYFPDPDLMPVRIAQEDLARWRADLPELPQARRARLMEQHGLSEQDADVLTADKALADFFEAATAACGQPKKVANLMQGALLRELNQRAVAVDAIAMRPEALGELVRIVEAGLISAKIANDIFGELVETGAMPEAFVKERGLVQISDTSAIETAVDEAIAENPAEVEAYKGGKTKLISFFMGQIMRKTKGKANPALVTELLQKKLG
- a CDS encoding HDIG domain-containing metalloprotein, with amino-acid sequence MNATKPQNHARHRALSAASVAAPFRWLARHQAGPGLFFFCLTMIALAVLAGANLSPSVRLYVAGEIASQEVTADRDLLVEDQQGTRARRDQVAQLQPAVFDLSREPVTTLRQRVHEIFLAVNHADPAEQEQLRWQLAEALGTEITERTLAILASEELQTLVTTRALPWVESRLAEGVSADTRIVLQFKGGVLLRDLATGSETLRTDLQNLHDLRSVVSELSQNLKNETKASLAVRRTAVLLLSPLLSPTLTLNREATDARVAEMTAAVEPVFYRIQKGEVVVRQGERVSREHQLKLQALWARKGEKVHLATVVGVLLTSLLLGAGMLFSPSGRMGSAVRQKDLFFVALLLLVFALMSKGLTLLGQRVLEQGASLTPEVLSFAFPVAGAAGLAALIFSARRYCVTGLLLAFFCTVLAGGGLPLFMFYFLGAMWNTWLVTRAQTRQDVVWSTLPLCAGQLLVWLGATALGGYVDPAALAWGVLAVAVNAMLSLLLLFALSPIIELCLGYTTRFRLMELMNLEQPLLQDLMVAVPGTYHHSLIVSNMVEAGAKAIGANSLLCKVAALYHDIGKLSRPEYFIENQFGGRNKHDKLAPSMSALILTSHVKKGAELAQQHRLGQEIVDIIGQHHGTRVIRYFYQKAVNQGENPREQDYQYPGPRPQTREAAIVMLADAVEASSRTLVEPTPARIKGHIDTIVKGIFAEGQLDESELTFKDLHKLGENFHRILTGLFHQRIGYPDAAKPGQPDRSPDRDAPKCGERGAEKCPEKNGDKSGKLSEKNGKNTDAPCPPCPPPCPPSCPDVMDTPACPACDEPQPPMPCCYGTLDGGNGDAPAQDAGALLRAPEPEDTLADGPAPAVSAASAAPAPPIKSGKPD